Proteins from one Flavobacterium sp. N2038 genomic window:
- a CDS encoding 3'-5' exonuclease, protein MKTTDKIIIIDLEATCWQSAVPKGQQNEIIEIGLAVLDTETGKISKNKGILIKPQRSSVSTFCTELTTITQDLLDQNGVSFEDAVDLLIDEYNPDLYTWASYGQYDLNMLSKQCKSFGIPYPMGEEHINVKEHFAEKFGLKRSTGMNGALQLLNIPLEGTHHRGIDDAKNIAKILHWCLKN, encoded by the coding sequence ATGAAAACTACAGATAAAATTATTATTATCGATTTGGAAGCCACATGTTGGCAGAGTGCGGTCCCGAAAGGTCAGCAAAATGAAATTATTGAAATCGGATTGGCGGTCTTAGATACAGAGACGGGCAAAATTTCGAAGAACAAAGGAATTTTAATAAAGCCTCAGCGTTCTAGTGTAAGTACGTTTTGTACAGAACTGACGACTATTACTCAGGATTTATTGGATCAAAACGGAGTAAGTTTTGAAGATGCTGTTGATTTACTAATCGACGAATACAACCCCGATTTGTATACTTGGGCTAGTTACGGTCAGTACGATTTGAATATGCTTAGTAAGCAATGTAAATCGTTCGGTATTCCGTATCCAATGGGTGAGGAGCACATCAATGTAAAAGAGCATTTTGCAGAAAAGTTTGGTTTGAAAAGATCTACCGGAATGAATGGTGCACTTCAATTATTGAATATTCCGTTGGAAGGAACACATCACCGCGGAATTGACGATGCTAAAAACATTGCCAAGATCTTGCATTGGTGTCTGAAAAATTAG